Proteins co-encoded in one Malus domestica chromosome 09, GDT2T_hap1 genomic window:
- the LOC139187646 gene encoding receptor-like serine/threonine-protein kinase SD1-8, translating into MDTKPNSKFVFSVILVCVFLESHVSLAADTISENQSLSGDQTIASAGGMFELGFFKPGQLSNYYIGIWYSKQVVSKMTVVWVANREIPVSDIFSSALSILDGNLVLFDESKTPVWSTNLNSTTNSGSVQAVLLDSGNLVLKAGSSNNTLEPLWQSFDHPTDTLLPGGKFGFNKITNHSQILTSWKNLEDPAPGLYSLHLAPDEGDSCIYLWNRSRQYWTSGPWNESLRNFNMVPELRLFNDFNYSSVRNENESYLTYSINNPKIVTRSLMTASGQVQQLTWLEASKQWNVFWSQPRQCDVYAFCGAFSSCKPTSLNYCKCLKGFEPNRQSDWDLQIYSGGCSRRTSVKCGNATGDGFLEKNSKSLLENSQNERALSFESCRSACLNECQCTAYVYDSSNGCSIWHGDVLNLQEFEANDGDGRILYIRAAASDIEKKRVIKLSPLIAIVSTITGLLVVIFGYFLWKKTLGTKSKVAAGGEMNDAELPIFGLRAIIAATNNFAEANKLGEGGFGPVYKGILAENQEVAIKRLSKKSGQGHQEFMNELKLIAKLQHTNLVRLLGCCIEDEEMILIYEYMPNRSLDKLLFDAPEKRELDWGRRFRIIEGIAQGVLYIHKYSRLKIIHRDLKTSNILLDGVLNPKISDFGMARIFGINQTEANTNRVVGTYGYMSPEYARYGHFSEKLDVFSFGVVLLEIVSGKKNAAFYLFEHSPTLAGWAWDLWKDGRGMEVIDESVRETCRLDEALKCIHVGFLCVQEAPADRPTMSLVIRMLQGNESTSLPPFKEPAFSTHRNSSPVCSSQTPTIFSHNTVTMSLPEGR; encoded by the exons ATGGATACCAAACCAAACTCAAAGTTCGTGTTCTCCGTTATTTTAGTGTGTGTATTTCTCGAGTCCCATGTTTCCCTAGCAGCTGACACTATCAGTGAAAACCAATCTCTCTCCGGCGATCAAACCATTGCTTCTGCTGGTGGGATGTTTGAGCTAGGTTTCTTCAAACCAGGTCAGCTTTCAAACTACTATATAGGCATATGGTACTCCAAGCAAGTAGTATCTAAGATGACTGTTGTTTGGGTAGCAAATAGGGAAATACCAGTTTCTGATATATTTTCTTCGGCATTGAGCATCTTAGATGGTAACTTAGTTCTGTTTGACGAGTCCAAAACCCCGGTTTGGTCAACAAATTTAAACTCCACCACCAATTCTGGTTCTGTACAAGCAGTTCTTTTGGACAGCGGAAACCTTGTCCTGAAAGCGGGCTCTAGTAATAATACACTAGAGCCTTTATGGCAAAGCTTTGATCATCCAACTGATACTTTGCTACCAGGAGGTAAATTTGGATTCAACAAAATTACAAATCATTCCCAAATTCTGACTTCATGGAAGAATTTGGAGGATCCTGCACCAGGTCTTTACTCTCTTCACCTAGCCCCAGATGAAGGCGATTCATGTATCTATTTGTGGAATAGGTCTAGACAGTATTGGACCAGCGGACCATGGAATGAAAGTTTGCGTAATTTCAACATGGTTCCTGAATTGAGGCTATTTAATGACTTCAATTATAGTTCTGTTAGGAATGAGAACGAAAGTTATCTCACATATTCTATTAACAATCCTAAAATTGTAACTCGAAGCTTGATGACTGCCTCGGGACAGGTTCAGCAACTAACATGGTTGGAGGCTTCCAAGCAGTGGAATGTGTTTTGGTCTCAACCAAGACAGTGTGATGTTTATGCTTTTTGTGGGGCTTTCTCCAGTTGCAAACCTACATCCTTGAACTACTGCAAATGTTTGAAGGGCTTTGAGCCAAACCGGCAGAGTGATTGGGACTTGCAGATTTATTCTGGTGGATGTTCAAGAAGAACCAGTGTGAAGTGTGGGAATGCTACGGGAGACGGGTTTCTAGAAAAAAATAGCAAGTCCTTGCTTGAAAATAGCCAAAATGAACGCGCTCTTAGTTTTGAAAGTTGTAGATCAGCTTGCTTAAATGAATGCCAGTGCACTGCTTATGTTTATGACAGCAGCAATGGATGTTCAATATGGCATGGAGATGTCTTGAATCTGCAAGAATTTGAAGCAAATGATGGTGATGGAAGAATTTTATACATCAGAGCTGCAGCTTCCGACATTGAGAAAAAAC GTGTAATTAAGTTGTCCCCTTTGATTGCAATAGTCTCAACAATCACAGGTTTGCTTGTTGTCATTTTTGGCTATTTCTTATGGAAGAAAACATTGGGAACAAAAAGTAAAGTTGCGGCTGGAGGTGAAATGAATGATGCAGAACTGCCGATCTTTGGTTTAAGGGCTATAATAGCAGCTACAAACAACTTCGCTGAAGCTAATAAACTCGGAGAGGGAGGATTTGGCCCTGTCTACAAG GGAATTTTGGCTGAAAATCAAGAAGTAGCCATAAAAAGGTTATCAAAAAAGTCAGGCCAAGGACACCAGGAGTTCATGAATGAGTTAAAACTTATTGCCAAGCTCCAGCATACCAATCTCGTTAGGCTCCTGGGTTGCTGTATTGAAGACGAGGAAATGATATTGATCTACGAGTACATGCCCAATCGGAGCTTGGACAAACTTTTGTTTG ATGCACCTGAAAAAAGAGAATTAGATTGGGGAAGACGTTTTCGAATTATAGAAGGCATTGCTCAAGGAGTACTTTATATCCACAAGTACTCGAGATTGAAAATCATCCACAGGGACCTAAAAACAAGTAACATATTGTTGGATGGAGTCTTGAACCCCAAAATTTCAGACTTTGGAATGGCAAGGATTTTCGGGATAAATCAGACTGAAGCGAATACCAATAGGGTTGTTGGCACATA CGGCTACATGTCACCCGAGTATGCGAGATATGGTCATTTCTCTGAGAAATTAGATGTATTCAGCTTCGGAGTGGTGTTGTTGGAGATTGTCAGCGGAAAGAAGAATGCTGCTTTTTATCTCTTTGAACATTCACCAACTCTTGCTGGATGG GCATGGGACTTGTGGAAAGACGGAAGAGGAATGGAGGTGATTGATGAATCGGTAAGGGAAACATGTCGGCTCGATGAAGCTTTGAAGTGTATCCAtgtagggtttttgtgtgttcaaGAAGCTCCAGCTGATCGACCAACAATGTCTTTAGTAATTCGTATGCTGCAGGGCAATGAATCTACATCTCTTCCACCTTTCAAAGAACCTGCCTTTTCAACACACAGAAATTCCAGTCCTGTTTGTTCTTCTCAAACACCTACCATTTTTTCCCACAACACAGTCACCATGAGTTTGCCAGAAGGTCGATAG
- the LOC139187609 gene encoding G-type lectin S-receptor-like serine/threonine-protein kinase At2g19130 has translation MSKNPVWSTDLNSTTSSGSVQAVLLDSGNLVFRAGSSNNTSEPLWQSFDHPTHTWLPGGRLGFNKITDHAQILTSWKNLEDPAPGLYSLKLSLDESNSYILLWNRSKQYRTSGSWDESSHIFNLVPEMRLNYIFNYSYVTNENESYFTYSLYDPRIASRCSISALGQIQQLTWLEISKQRNLFWVQPRQGCDVYAFCGAFSSCNPTPSCKCLKGFKPNRQSDWDLQIYSGGWSRTTSVQCANATRDGFLGIHSHSLPENMKYEDAVSIESCRSICLNDCRCTAYAYASSNGCSVWHRDVLDLKERDNNGGDGRTLYIRAAASDIKKKPVIKSSLLIAIVSPITGLLVVIFGYFLWKKTLGKKREHRNRMMQNCRSLV, from the exons ATGTCCAAAAACCCGGTTTGGTCAACAGATTTAAACTCCACCACCAGTTCTGGTTCTGTACAAGCAGTTCTTTTGGATAGCGGAAACCTTGTCTTCAGAGCCGGCTCTAGTAATAATACGTCAGAGCCTTTATGGCAAAGCTTTGATCATCCAACCCATACTTGGCTACCAGGAGGTAGACTCGGATTCAACAAAATTACCGATCATGCCCAAATTCTCACTTCATGGAAGAATTTGGAGGATCCTGCGCCAGGTCTTTACTCTCTTAAGCTATCCCTGGATGAAAGCAATTCATATATCTTACTGTGGAATAGGTCTAAACAGTATCGGACCAGCGGATCATGGGATGAAAGTTCACATATTTTCAACCTGGTTCCTGAAATGAGGCTAAATTATATCTTCAATTATAGTTATGTTACGAATGAGAACGAAAGTTATTTCACCTATTCTCTTTATGATCCGAGAATTGCATCTCGATGCTCCATATCTGCCTTGGGGCAGATTCAGCAACTAACATGGTTGGAGATTTCCAAGCAGAGGAATTTGTTTTGGGTTCAACCAAGACAAGGGTGTGATGTTTATGCTTTTTGTGGGGCTTTCTCCAGTTGTAATCCCACACCCTCGTGCAAATGTTTGAAGGGCTTTAAGCCAAACCGGCAGAGTGATTGGGACTTGCAGATTTATTCTGGTGGGTGGTCAAGAACAaccagtgtgcagtgtgcgaaTGCCACTCGAGACGGGTTTCTAGGAATACATAGCCATTCATTGCCTGAAAATATGAAATATGAAGATGCTGTTAGTATCGAAAGTTGTAGATCAATCTGCTTAAATGACTGCCGTTGCACTGCTTATGCTTATGCCAGTAGCAATGGATGTTCAGTATGGCATAGAGATGTCTTGGATCTGAAAGAACGTGATAACAATGGCGGTGACGGAAGAACTTTATACATCAGAGCTGCAGCTTCCGACATTAAGAAAAAAC CTGTAATTAAGTCATCCCTTTTGATTGCAATAGTCTCACCAATCACAGGTTTGCTTGTTGTCATTTTTGGCTATTTCTTATGGAAGAAAACATTGGGAAAGAAAAGAGAGCATAGAAATAGAATGATGCAGAACTGCCGATCTTTGGTTTAA